One genomic region from Salvia hispanica cultivar TCC Black 2014 chromosome 2, UniMelb_Shisp_WGS_1.0, whole genome shotgun sequence encodes:
- the LOC125208103 gene encoding glucan endo-1,3-beta-glucosidase-like produces MATKSNHFFFAFLIFGLLVTISLDFTAAEIGVCYGRNGNNLLSPAQVVDLYKRHSIKRMRTYDPDNAILDALRGSGIELNVAITNQYIERLANDANSANDWVRDHVINYPDVNLKYISVGNEVSPADSATSRYARFVLPAMRNVYNAICRAGRAGQVKVTTTVGMSTLGNSFPPSDGAFRDDVAPYLRPILSFIVSTGAPFMANVYPYFSYIYNKGQIDIGYALLEQGHGIQVNGEYYDNLFYAMVDAVYAAVERLVEPSLKTTSGMYNHTSEKKAGRKGSQRRPKIVVTETGHPSRGGDSANMYNAKTYNENLIDIVDDGTPRHPEPIETYIFALFDENEKPGAETERNFGLFYPNGQPKYNLNFN; encoded by the exons ATGGCTACTAAATCAAATCACTTCTTCTTTGCATTTCTCATCTTCGGGCTGCTTGTAACTATCTCTCTCGATTTCACAG CTGCCGAGATCGGAGTTTGCTACGGAAGAAACGGCAACAACCTCCTCTCCCCGGCTCAAGTGGTGGACCTCTACAAGCGCCACAGCATCAAAAGAATGCGTACCTACGATCCGGACAACGCCATCCTCGACGCCCTCCGCGGCTCGGGCATCGAGCTCAACGTCGCCATCACCAACCAATACATTGAGCGCCTCGCCAACGACGCCAACAGCGCCAACGACTGGGTCCGCGACCACGTCATCAACTACCCCGACGTCAACCTCAAGTACATCTCCGTCGGCAACGAGGTCAGCCCCGCCGACAGCGCCACGTCCCGCTACGCGCGCTTCGTCCTCCCCGCGATGCGCAATGTCTACAACGCCATCTGCCGCGCCGGGCGCGCCGGCCAGGTCAAGGTCACCACCACCGTCGGCATGAGCACCCTCGGCAACTCGTTCCCGCCATCGGACGGCGCGTTCCGCGACGACGTGGCGCCGTACTTGAGGCCGATTTTGTCGTTCATTGTGAGCACCGGCGCGCCTTTCATGGCGAATGTGTATCCTTACTTCTCATACATCTACAACAAGGGGCAAATCGACATCGGATACGCGCTATTAGAGCAGGGCCATGGGATTCAG GTGAACGGAGAATATTACGACAATCTATTCTATGCAATGGTCGATGCTGTCTATGCAGCGGTTGAGAGGCTAGTCGAACCGTCCTTGAAGACGACTAGTGGCATGTATAACCATACATCTGAGAAAAAGGCGGGGCGCAAGGGCAGCCAAAGAAGGCCGAAAATAGTGGTGACAGAGACCGGCCATCCGTCACGCGGTGGCGATTCTGCAAACATGTATAATGCGAAAACTTATAACGAGAATTTGATTGATATTGTGGATGATGGGACGCCGAGACATCCTGAGCCTATTGAGACGTACATATTTGCTCtgtttgatgaaaatgaaaagccCGGCGCCGAGACGGAGAGGAATTTCGGGCTTTTTTATCCAAACGGGCAGCCCAAATACAACTTAAATTTCAActag
- the LOC125204647 gene encoding uncharacterized protein LOC125204647 — translation MSNNRMLEAMIVYVRRERKKIVMDASPILCTMRDPNNCSEINSMKVDDVINISEKLNNNRTETRPKQPDIGYEHLPLMDGAATETETRPKQPNIGCEHLPLMDGAAAETTQRKRVTAKAVYIRRYKDAMKALMKPHSSYTLLYEPHLVSKSKSSSKKMKGTLKSTQQQSSPEKNPTRKETQFRSFSQNVKTLTATGMLDGAAVQYLSASRDKELCGIIKGSSYLCGCNSCNYSKVVSALEFECHAGCKTSHPNNHIHLENGKTLHSVVQELKNTPPTMLWDAIQAVIGPSLNREAFNSWKEII, via the exons ATGTCCAACAATCGTATGTTAGAAGCCATGATCGTCTATGtgagaagagaaagaaagaaaatagttaTGGATGCTTCCCCAATTTTATGTACTATGAGAGATCCCAACAACTGTAGTGAGATAAATAGCATGAAGGTGGATGATGTAATAAACATCTCTGAAAAATTGAACAACAACCGGACAGAGACGAGGCCAAAACAGCCTGATATTGGTTATGAACATCTTCCGTTGATGGATGGCGCTGCAACGGAAACAGAGACAAGGCCAAAACAGCCTAATATTGGATGTGAACATCTTCCGTTGATGGATGGCGCCGCAGCGGAAACAACTCAGCGTAAAAGAGTTACCGCTAAGGCTGTATATATTCGAAGGTACAAAGATGCAATGAAAGCTCTGATGAAGCCACATAGTAGTTATACGTTGTTATACGAGCCACATCTtgtttcaaaatcaaaaagttCTAGCAAGAAGATGAAGGGTACATTGAAATCCACACAACAACAAAGTAGTCCAGAGAAGAATCCCACCAGAAAAGAAACACAATTTAGATCATTCTCACAAAATGTCAAGACTCTAACAGCTACTGGTATGCTTGACGGGGCAGCTGTGCAGTATCTTTCTGCATCAAGAGAT AAGGAGCTTTGTGGAATTATCAAAGGCTCTAGCTATCTTTGTGGTTGCAACTCTTGTAATTACTCCAAG GTAGTAAGTGCTCTCGAGTTTGAATGCCACGCTGGCTGCAAAACAAGTCACCCGAACAATCACATACACTTAGAGAATGGCAAGACCCTCCATTCGGTTGTTCAGGAGTTAAAGAACACCCCACCAACTATGTTATGGGACGCCATTCAGGCTGTGATCGGCCCTTCTCTGAATCGAGAAGCTTTCAATTCTTGGAAAG AAATCATTTGA